Proteins from a single region of Phycisphaerales bacterium:
- a CDS encoding DUF2190 family protein, which yields MQAVFIQEGSSIDYTPGGDVSAGDVVINGDMVGIAKRDIPANTTGSLATEGVFDIAKANEALSFGDDVFWDADGDPVGGTAGSGAATATASGNAFLGRVIKAAVAGDKTVSVLVVRNRVPADHLVLFAVEDLAAAGDIATRPIFAHPGGADLISAGILTQGAPAGVDDANTVVIALKDDAGNTIVTKTFDTANQPPSSDFGDLGALSATHKILVGDEHVTLDVTQGGTTSDMPAFVLVIRYRPAA from the coding sequence GTGCAGGCCGTATTCATCCAGGAAGGCAGTTCAATCGACTACACCCCCGGCGGCGACGTCAGCGCCGGCGACGTGGTTATCAACGGCGACATGGTCGGCATCGCCAAGCGGGACATTCCCGCCAACACCACCGGTTCCCTCGCGACCGAGGGTGTGTTCGACATCGCCAAGGCCAACGAGGCGCTGAGTTTCGGAGATGATGTCTTCTGGGATGCCGATGGCGATCCCGTCGGCGGGACGGCCGGATCAGGCGCGGCGACGGCCACGGCCTCCGGCAATGCCTTCCTGGGCCGCGTCATCAAGGCGGCCGTGGCGGGTGACAAGACCGTGAGCGTCCTCGTGGTGCGCAACCGCGTGCCTGCGGACCACCTCGTCCTCTTCGCCGTGGAGGATCTCGCCGCCGCCGGCGATATCGCCACCCGCCCGATCTTCGCGCACCCGGGCGGAGCCGACCTAATCTCGGCGGGCATCCTCACGCAGGGCGCTCCCGCGGGCGTTGACGATGCGAACACGGTCGTCATCGCCCTCAAGGACGACGCGGGCAACACGATCGTCACGAAGACTTTCGACACCGCCAACCAGCCGCCTTCGAGCGATTTTGGAGACTTGGGCGCGCTGAGCGCCACGCACAAGATCCTGGTGGGCGACGAGCATGTCACGCTGGATGTCACACAGGGCGGCACGACTTCGGACATGCCCGCGTTCGTGCTGGTGATCAGGTACCGGCCCGCCGCGTGA